The following coding sequences are from one Capsicum annuum cultivar UCD-10X-F1 chromosome 3, UCD10Xv1.1, whole genome shotgun sequence window:
- the LOC107865198 gene encoding uncharacterized protein LOC107865198, whose protein sequence is MDEERRKQVGLDEDEKKSFWEVLYKVVRGVPSSEKIFIGGDLNRHIGSLPLGYDDVHGGFGFGVRNDEGAALLDFARTFGLVVVNSSFSENEEHLVTFRSRIAKIQIDFLLLRKRGRALCRDCKVIL, encoded by the exons ATGGACGAAGAGCGTAGGAagcag GTGGGCTTAGACGAGGATGAGAAAAAGAGTTTTTGGGAGGTTTTGTACAAGGTGgttagaggcgtgcctagttcggagaagattttcATAGGTGGGGATTTGAATAGGCATATAGGGTCGTTGCCGTTAGGGTACGATGATGTGCATGGGGGCTTTGGGTTTGGGGTTAGGAATGATGAGGGAGCTGCTCTTTTGGATTTTGCGAGGacctttgggttggtggtagtgaattccagCTTTTCGGAGAATGAAGAACACTTAGTTACTTTCCGTAGTAGGATAGCAAAGattcagattgactttttgctgcttaggaagaGGGGTCGAGCATTGTGTAGAGATTGTAAGGTAatcctgtaa